The Flavobacterium praedii genome window below encodes:
- a CDS encoding OmpA/MotB family protein, with the protein MIKKISIGLLILALSTSCVSKKIYNELETKFADLKKENRAISDENATLLASKKQLETEKAALQTNLDDVNANLAKVQADYAAAKDKMKVLQDSYAALEKNSNESLEANMKKNRELLAQLDAKAKALALEQEKLNASSQRLKELEDLIAAKEASMKKLKETLSKALNGFEGKGLTVEQKNGKVYVSMENKLLFNSGSWAVGSEGKKAVVEVGKVLGDNPDISVLIEGHTDNDPYEGSGPIADNWDLSTKRATAIVTILGENKKVNKQNLTAAGRSEYSPLASNASADGKAKNRRIEIILTPRLDEISKMLNDF; encoded by the coding sequence ATGATTAAAAAAATTTCCATCGGACTTTTAATTCTCGCACTGTCCACATCTTGTGTTTCCAAGAAAATATACAATGAACTTGAAACTAAATTTGCCGATTTAAAGAAAGAAAACAGAGCCATTTCTGATGAAAATGCAACACTTTTGGCTTCCAAAAAACAATTGGAAACAGAGAAAGCGGCTTTGCAAACCAACCTAGACGATGTCAATGCCAATCTGGCCAAAGTACAAGCCGATTATGCTGCTGCCAAAGACAAAATGAAAGTTTTGCAAGATTCCTACGCTGCTTTAGAAAAAAACAGCAATGAATCACTGGAAGCCAATATGAAAAAGAACCGTGAATTATTGGCGCAATTGGATGCAAAAGCCAAAGCATTGGCACTAGAACAAGAAAAGTTAAATGCCAGTAGCCAACGTTTAAAAGAGTTGGAAGATCTTATCGCTGCCAAAGAGGCCAGTATGAAAAAACTAAAAGAAACACTTTCTAAAGCGCTAAACGGTTTTGAAGGCAAAGGCTTAACCGTAGAACAAAAAAACGGGAAAGTATACGTTTCTATGGAAAACAAATTGCTTTTCAATTCTGGTAGTTGGGCTGTAGGTTCCGAAGGTAAAAAAGCAGTTGTTGAAGTTGGGAAAGTGTTGGGCGATAATCCTGATATCTCAGTATTGATAGAAGGTCACACTGATAATGATCCGTACGAAGGTTCTGGACCAATAGCCGATAACTGGGATCTTTCAACCAAAAGAGCTACGGCGATTGTTACTATTTTGGGAGAAAACAAAAAAGTAAACAAACAAAATCTTACCGCTGCGGGAAGAAGCGAATATTCACCTTTAGCAAGCAATGCTTCTGCCGATGGGAAAGCCAAAAATCGTAGAATCGAAATTATTCTGACTCCAAGATTAGATGAAATTTCAAAAATGCTGAATGATTTTTAA
- a CDS encoding type II toxin-antitoxin system RelE/ParE family toxin, whose product MSFRITWTASAKRDLRTIFGIVSYVKFTEIVKAPLDIVFSEQFQFDEYRIDCRRIIVGNYKLLYQLNDNVITVVRVFNTLQDPIKSLK is encoded by the coding sequence ATGAGCTTTAGGATTACCTGGACAGCAAGTGCAAAGCGTGATTTGCGTACAATTTTTGGGATTGTTTCTTATGTTAAATTTACTGAAATTGTAAAAGCTCCTTTAGATATTGTGTTTTCAGAACAATTTCAATTTGATGAATATCGTATAGATTGCAGAAGAATAATTGTTGGGAATTACAAATTGTTGTATCAATTAAACGATAACGTGATTACTGTAGTTAGGGTTTTCAATACGCTTCAAGATCCAATTAAGAGTTTGAAATAA
- a CDS encoding NADP(H)-dependent aldo-keto reductase, which produces MKYTTLPNTDIKVSKICLGTMTFGQQNTESEGHAQMDYALEKGVNFFDTAEMYSIPGKQETYGSTERIIGSWFKKTGKRDEVVLASKIAGPSPIFGYMREKLDFSPASIQYALDNSLQRLQTDYLDLYQLHWPERKTNFFGQRGFKVQDDAWEDNIHAVLEALDGFVKAGKIKHIGVSNENPWGMMRFLEESKYHNLPRIKTIQNPYSLLNRLFENASAEVCLRENVGLLAYSPMAFGVLSGKFLTGESHPNARLSLFPQYSRYSSAKCTEATQLYQELAHKHGLTLTQLALAFVEQQPFLTSTIIGATTMEQLKENIDTINVTLTEDILKEIDAIQAVIPDPAP; this is translated from the coding sequence ATGAAATACACTACTTTACCGAATACCGATATAAAAGTTAGCAAAATATGTCTTGGTACCATGACTTTTGGTCAACAAAACACAGAATCTGAAGGACACGCGCAGATGGATTATGCACTCGAAAAAGGCGTTAACTTTTTTGACACTGCCGAAATGTATTCGATTCCAGGAAAGCAAGAAACCTACGGAAGCACCGAAAGAATTATTGGCTCTTGGTTCAAGAAAACCGGAAAAAGAGACGAAGTGGTTCTAGCATCAAAGATTGCGGGTCCAAGTCCAATTTTCGGTTATATGCGCGAAAAATTAGATTTTTCACCAGCTAGTATTCAGTATGCATTAGACAATAGTTTACAACGTCTTCAAACCGATTATTTGGATCTTTATCAATTGCATTGGCCAGAACGAAAAACCAATTTTTTTGGACAAAGGGGTTTCAAAGTTCAAGACGATGCTTGGGAAGACAATATTCATGCTGTTTTGGAAGCCTTGGATGGTTTTGTAAAAGCAGGTAAAATCAAGCATATTGGAGTTTCCAATGAAAATCCTTGGGGAATGATGCGTTTTCTGGAAGAAAGTAAATACCATAATTTACCAAGAATCAAAACGATTCAAAATCCGTATTCTTTGCTAAATCGCCTTTTCGAAAATGCTTCCGCCGAAGTTTGTCTTCGAGAAAATGTGGGATTATTGGCGTATTCACCTATGGCTTTTGGTGTTTTATCAGGTAAGTTTTTAACAGGCGAAAGTCATCCCAATGCACGATTGAGTTTGTTCCCCCAATATTCCAGATACAGTAGTGCTAAATGCACCGAGGCTACCCAATTATATCAAGAATTAGCTCATAAACACGGATTGACTTTGACGCAATTGGCTTTGGCATTTGTAGAGCAACAACCTTTTTTGACCAGTACGATTATTGGCGCTACAACAATGGAACAACTCAAAGAAAATATCGACACCATTAATGTCACACTGACCGAAGATATTCTGAAAGAGATTGATGCTATCCAAGCTGTTATTCCAGATCCAGCACCTTAA